In the genome of Candidatus Bathyarchaeia archaeon, one region contains:
- the trxB gene encoding thioredoxin-disulfide reductase, which translates to MHDVIIIGSGPAGLTAAIYATRAKLDTLVIGGMAWGGQLMLTSMVENFPGFPDGILGPELMALMRRQAERMDVEILFQDVTSVDFSRRPFQVNVSDKSYEAKAVIVATGATARSLGLRSEMRLIGRGVSYCATCDAPFFRDRKVVVVGGGDTALDEALALTTYAREVTVVHRRDKLRACKLLQERVFAVNKVNFIWNSVVEDILGEAKVEAVKLKNVQTGEVTTLPTDAVFVAIGYKPNTDVFKGQIQLDDYGYVIVHDETRTSVDCVFAAGDDQDFRYKQAITSAGSGAKAALDAVRYLQENPL; encoded by the coding sequence TTGCATGACGTAATCATTATCGGTTCAGGGCCAGCTGGATTGACAGCAGCCATCTACGCTACCAGAGCGAAGCTGGACACGCTTGTGATTGGCGGCATGGCGTGGGGCGGTCAGCTAATGCTCACGAGCATGGTTGAGAATTTTCCCGGCTTTCCAGATGGGATACTTGGACCTGAACTGATGGCTCTGATGCGCCGGCAGGCTGAGAGAATGGACGTTGAAATTCTCTTTCAGGATGTGACTTCTGTTGATTTTTCCCGTCGACCTTTTCAAGTCAATGTTAGTGACAAGAGCTACGAGGCGAAAGCAGTCATCGTGGCCACAGGAGCAACTGCTAGGTCGTTGGGTTTGCGCTCTGAGATGAGATTAATAGGACGAGGTGTTTCCTACTGTGCTACTTGTGATGCACCTTTTTTCCGAGATAGAAAAGTTGTTGTAGTAGGCGGTGGAGATACAGCACTGGACGAAGCCTTAGCCTTAACCACCTATGCCCGAGAAGTCACGGTTGTACACAGAAGAGATAAGCTAAGAGCCTGCAAACTGCTGCAAGAACGCGTTTTCGCTGTCAACAAGGTCAACTTCATATGGAATAGCGTGGTTGAAGACATATTAGGCGAAGCCAAGGTCGAAGCAGTCAAACTAAAAAATGTTCAGACAGGTGAAGTGACAACGTTGCCCACAGACGCAGTTTTCGTCGCAATAGGCTACAAGCCCAACACTGATGTGTTTAAGGGGCAAATCCAGCTTGACGACTATGGTTACGTAATTGTACATGATGAGACAAGGACTAGTGTGGACTGCGTTTTCGCAGCGGGAGACGACCAAGACTTTCGGTACAAGCAGGCCATCACATCTGCTGGCTCAGGCGCAAAAGCAGCGTTGGATGCCGTTCGATACCTGCAGGAAAACCCGCTTTGA
- a CDS encoding molybdopterin-dependent oxidoreductase, with the protein METVASMCAYCGCGCRLLFQVENGRIVKIVPDKTDNPSEGIACVKGLTLHEAVSENKGRILKPLMRTDKDKPFEEVSWDEAYRFIYERTRDLAPSEVFINASGKITNEDCYVTQKFARIAYKTNNIDACCARLCHVTTVEGLEHCFGSRAAFSKMDDVYNCDCLFIIGSNPASNYPVLHNRILKARRKGLKVVSSQAVHNLTAKFSDVSILIYPGTELVLLNGIMNALIQQGAYDKSAENLEGFERLKKVADFYNIDFVRYTCGVELEQLRQLIGYIAEAESLGIIHGMGLTQHVTGSENVHALLNLTILKNAQLLSLRGEINVQGVGDMGCLPDRLPTGPLATAHQLAAKWNTEVPIGKGKSIVEAFLISPPKATFISGMNTAQSLPNLNVVHRNLRDMFVVVLDHYFNLTTKFADVVLPTPLLFERHGTITNGERRVRLVRKVVDSCGNCKSEWQIFKELSAFFGCEVHFNYPEPADITKEIVTVVPAYQQVDVDSIYAGSDAWPEKRMLFQRFVPEHFEGVEDIRSDKYPLILTSFRSTHHFLTGEMTNQAKTLMSFQEGPYCYVSRMDAERLGIANSDVVEASSSVGSIQCEARIDENIPKGRVGMHFHFEQLLVNMLFPTQFDENTFTPNYKMTAVRIRKLPA; encoded by the coding sequence TTGGAAACCGTTGCCTCAATGTGCGCTTACTGCGGTTGCGGTTGCCGCCTTTTGTTCCAAGTTGAAAATGGACGAATTGTGAAGATTGTTCCTGATAAAACTGACAACCCAAGCGAGGGCATAGCCTGCGTCAAAGGCTTAACCTTACATGAGGCAGTAAGCGAAAACAAGGGAAGAATTCTCAAGCCTCTAATGAGGACAGACAAGGACAAGCCATTTGAAGAGGTCTCATGGGATGAAGCCTACCGTTTCATCTATGAGCGTACCCGAGACTTAGCTCCAAGCGAGGTTTTCATAAACGCGTCAGGCAAGATCACAAACGAAGATTGCTACGTAACACAGAAGTTTGCCCGAATCGCATACAAAACAAACAACATTGATGCCTGCTGCGCTCGACTCTGCCACGTCACAACCGTTGAAGGATTGGAGCATTGCTTCGGCAGTCGAGCAGCTTTCTCGAAAATGGACGATGTCTACAACTGCGACTGCCTTTTCATCATCGGTTCGAATCCAGCCTCAAACTACCCAGTGTTGCACAATCGTATCTTGAAGGCGCGACGCAAAGGATTAAAGGTTGTTTCAAGCCAAGCGGTCCACAACTTAACGGCGAAGTTTTCCGATGTCTCCATCCTCATTTATCCAGGCACGGAACTGGTGCTACTTAACGGCATCATGAACGCGTTAATCCAACAAGGCGCATACGATAAGTCAGCGGAGAACCTCGAAGGCTTCGAGAGACTCAAAAAAGTTGCTGACTTCTACAACATCGATTTTGTCCGCTACACTTGCGGCGTGGAGCTAGAACAGCTCAGACAGCTAATCGGCTACATAGCAGAGGCTGAGTCATTAGGCATCATCCATGGCATGGGCTTGACGCAGCATGTTACTGGATCCGAGAACGTTCATGCACTGCTCAACCTCACGATTCTCAAGAACGCGCAGTTGCTTTCGTTGAGAGGCGAAATCAACGTCCAAGGCGTAGGTGACATGGGCTGCCTCCCTGACCGCTTGCCAACTGGACCGTTGGCAACTGCACATCAGTTGGCTGCCAAATGGAACACGGAAGTCCCCATTGGAAAAGGGAAAAGCATAGTCGAGGCTTTTCTCATTTCGCCCCCAAAAGCCACATTCATTTCTGGCATGAACACGGCACAGTCTTTGCCCAATCTCAACGTGGTTCACCGCAATCTGCGCGACATGTTTGTAGTTGTTCTCGACCATTACTTCAACCTAACAACGAAGTTTGCTGACGTGGTTTTGCCAACTCCCTTGTTGTTTGAACGACATGGAACAATAACAAACGGTGAACGACGAGTCCGGTTAGTTCGAAAGGTCGTTGACTCTTGCGGCAACTGCAAATCCGAGTGGCAAATCTTCAAGGAATTATCAGCCTTCTTCGGCTGTGAAGTGCACTTCAATTATCCAGAGCCAGCTGACATTACAAAGGAAATTGTTACAGTGGTTCCAGCCTATCAACAAGTTGACGTTGACAGCATCTATGCGGGCAGCGATGCGTGGCCTGAGAAACGCATGCTTTTCCAACGATTTGTGCCCGAACATTTCGAAGGCGTAGAAGACATTCGAAGCGACAAATACCCGCTGATACTGACTTCATTTCGGTCAACGCACCACTTCTTGACAGGTGAGATGACTAATCAGGCTAAGACACTGATGAGCTTTCAAGAGGGACCGTACTGTTACGTGAGCCGCATGGACGCCGAACGATTGGGCATAGCAAACAGCGACGTGGTCGAGGCGTCAAGCAGTGTGGGCAGCATTCAATGCGAAGCGAGAATCGATGAAAACATACCTAAAGGTAGAGTTGGCATGCACTTCCATTTTGAACAACTGCTGGTCAACATGTTGTTTCCAACACAATTCGACGAGAACACGTTCACCCCGAACTACAAGATGACAGCTGTGAGAATAAGAAAGCTTCCAGCTTAA
- a CDS encoding NitrOD5 domain-containing protein yields MKKGQPKFSTVLTEAVKDGLNSIGPSISDAVLVYLEKKATIRFDSSALDPKSLDEGLKEVLGYGTEIVERKILESLHLRLEVKQKLKGSFDFAEEVKKAQKLFSSHNPSVLKQLV; encoded by the coding sequence TTGAAAAAAGGACAACCAAAGTTCAGCACAGTTCTAACTGAAGCTGTAAAAGACGGCTTGAACAGCATCGGTCCATCTATTTCCGATGCTGTGCTTGTTTATTTGGAAAAGAAGGCAACCATTCGATTTGATTCCTCGGCATTGGATCCGAAATCTCTTGATGAGGGCTTGAAGGAAGTCCTTGGGTACGGGACAGAGATTGTTGAGAGAAAAATCCTCGAGTCCCTTCACTTGAGGCTTGAGGTGAAGCAAAAGCTCAAGGGCAGCTTCGATTTTGCAGAAGAGGTGAAAAAGGCGCAAAAGCTTTTCAGCTCTCATAATCCGTCCGTGTTGAAACAGCTTGTGTGA
- a CDS encoding ATPase domain-containing protein: protein MSEQQSDLVTVPEADELDNRVSSGIVGLDEMIEGGFPRGSLILLAGSPGSGKTIASAHFLYHGAKNLNECGIYLSFGEHKEFFYENLRKFGFDFEPLESQGKFKFLDLLTTREDTVSSTLGMLSREVLELGAKRLVVDSFTAMAQAFNRRIDARIILHMLDKLMGKSDCTTLLLVELPTGTKTIGLGFEEFVADGVILFETIDEREGIRKRAVVRKMRGTNHNMNYSHIVISDHGISLMPYIP, encoded by the coding sequence TTGTCTGAACAGCAAAGCGACTTGGTGACAGTTCCCGAAGCCGATGAACTGGACAATAGGGTCTCCTCTGGCATAGTTGGTTTGGATGAGATGATTGAAGGGGGCTTTCCTAGAGGTAGTCTCATCCTGCTGGCAGGCTCTCCGGGTTCGGGCAAGACTATCGCGTCTGCGCATTTTCTCTATCATGGCGCAAAGAACCTCAACGAATGCGGCATCTACTTGTCTTTCGGGGAGCATAAGGAGTTCTTCTATGAGAATTTGAGGAAGTTCGGCTTCGATTTTGAGCCATTGGAAAGCCAAGGGAAGTTCAAGTTCTTGGATCTCCTTACGACACGGGAAGATACAGTTTCGTCAACGCTTGGCATGTTGTCGAGAGAGGTTCTGGAGCTTGGGGCAAAGAGATTAGTGGTGGACTCGTTTACCGCCATGGCTCAAGCCTTCAACAGACGGATAGATGCAAGAATCATACTTCACATGTTAGACAAATTGATGGGAAAAAGCGACTGCACAACCTTGTTGCTCGTGGAACTTCCGACCGGAACCAAAACGATTGGGCTTGGCTTTGAGGAATTCGTGGCCGATGGCGTAATTCTATTCGAAACTATTGATGAAAGAGAAGGCATCCGAAAGCGTGCAGTGGTGCGCAAGATGAGAGGCACCAACCACAACATGAACTACAGTCACATTGTGATTTCAGATCATGGAATTTCGCTAATGCCCTACATTCCTTAA
- a CDS encoding AbrB/MazE/SpoVT family DNA-binding domain-containing protein: MKVTRRGQTTIPAELRQKLGIREGDELMVEATEQGLLFKVIPKLEEMAGIDAKYGKVEEIKKEIDKLREEY; the protein is encoded by the coding sequence GTGAAAGTAACAAGAAGAGGACAGACCACGATTCCAGCCGAACTCAGACAAAAACTGGGAATAAGAGAAGGAGACGAACTAATGGTCGAAGCCACCGAACAAGGATTACTCTTCAAAGTGATTCCCAAACTTGAGGAAATGGCTGGCATTGACGCAAAATATGGCAAAGTGGAAGAGATCAAGAAAGAGATCGATAAACTGAGAGAGGAATACTAA
- a CDS encoding PIN domain-containing protein: protein MKLVLDTRFLTEHFYSDQTETKHKTTRKLRELTEKREGILPTVVISEIIQITCEKRGKEMAETRYLALMESGLQIQNLNPAIAKQAGLLKCRHKNVSMGDCIIASTAIINQARILSDDPHFDNIEETKRVWI, encoded by the coding sequence TTGAAACTGGTCTTAGACACCAGATTCCTAACCGAGCACTTCTACTCTGACCAAACCGAAACAAAACACAAAACCACCAGGAAACTCAGAGAACTAACCGAAAAAAGAGAGGGAATACTGCCCACCGTAGTCATCTCCGAAATCATTCAGATAACATGCGAAAAAAGGGGAAAGGAGATGGCAGAGACTCGCTATCTGGCGCTGATGGAAAGCGGACTTCAAATCCAAAACCTAAACCCAGCAATCGCCAAACAAGCCGGGCTGCTTAAATGCCGACACAAAAACGTATCAATGGGAGACTGCATCATCGCCTCAACAGCCATCATCAACCAAGCAAGAATACTATCCGACGACCCCCACTTTGACAACATAGAGGAAACCAAACGCGTCTGGATCTGA